Genomic segment of Chelmon rostratus isolate fCheRos1 chromosome 2, fCheRos1.pri, whole genome shotgun sequence:
AGGTGAGGTTGAAGAAAATATCGCTCACCTTCAGTTTGTCACGGGACACGAGCCCCGGTGTGCTGGGTGACAGTGGTGTGTTTGTCGTGAAAATGTATTTCCCTGGAAGAGCCGCTCAGTTTAAACGTGTTGTTACACACTAACCCGCTTCAGTTAAAACGACCCTTTCACACGCTACAACACATACGTGTATTTGCTGCGTATTACGTACACCGACCTGAAACTACAGCCGGTTcatacaacagtcctgcagtaaatcctccTTTCATGAAGCTCATTATGTTcaattttcatttcaactgtATAATCAATTGGATGATGTAGTTTGTCCACACCTATAGTTTAAATGGAGAACACAGGACGGTCCATTAATAGACAGTGGTATTCAGTACCATGCTGATCAAGCCGTCTTCCAGAATACTTTCCCATATTGTAGAAGACTATGCTCATTATGAAGCTCAGTTTCATGTttacactgacaaaacaaaggcaTAAGACAATTTTGACCATGaatttatgtttatttaatttcatatAGCACATTGCATTTGGCCACTAAAATAAGGAGAAAATTAttacataaatacaaaatatacaaacCACTGCTGCTCAGAATCAACAATatgagcaaaaaacaaacaaaaacaatgctggGTGAGAATGGTTTACAGAGCTCTCTTTGAACAAATAGTGTATGAATACCAGTTAACGTTGATAAAACTGAAGAAATTCCACTCCTCAGGGAAGGCAATAGATTGTATAGTTATCTCCCAAACAGGGCAAAATCACTACCCTTCAACTATACAATCTACTACCTCACACTGTATGAGCAACATCTGGATCCATGCCAACACTGATGTCAGAGGACTGGCCTTCAGACGACACGGAGGCTCGCCTGAGAAGAGTGTTTGGCACTTTAAGAAAGACAGTAGGTTGAATAGTTATCTCCCAGTGCGGGTGTGACCCTAAAACTATACAACCTACTACCTCATCCCACAGTGCAAACAAAGCCgctgtctgcagtgaaagagaAGACAGGTGGACTCAATGATGACGAGACCACCAGCTGAAATCAGACCTTCTGAATCGGGCTGACGGCTAACACCTCAGACTGTGGAGAAAAAGTCACATGGGTGGTGAGAAGTTAACATCAATAATTACACTTGAGACAAGTTGTCGTCAGGAATCAACCAAGCAGAGTGTGTTCAGTTCAACTGTGTTCAGTGTTTACTGACTTACTTTCAGTCCCATGAACAAGGTCATAACAGTAAAACTGACCTGAGTGTCTGGATACTGAAGCTACTTTCTGACAATTGGTGTGTTGTGTGAGCAGGTTATCGATTTTACAGTACATAAAATTGTAGAGTGAAGTaatgtttggagaaaaacaaaagtactGGTTCATTATCAGTACCACATTTTCAGCACGGAATCAGCACTAGTATTAAAAAACTTGATGATGTCGAGTCCCGAGTCACAGACAGCTTCCAAGAGAACTGTGATGCAGTTTGTTAGGTTAACAAGATTCTGTAATCTGAGTCAACAAGAGCTTACCGAGACTAATACATAGAGTTTTATGACAAGAACAGAGATGGTGACTTCTAATCTGTGGCAGACATTCATGCTTGAGAGGTGAATATAACCAAACAAGACAAATGTTTTCTTCCGCACGACTAATACAGTCACTCTTTGGGCAACTCAGCACCACTGTATCCATCATTCCTCCACtggacaacagaaaaaaacagactgctgACAATGAGACCAAGCTGAGAAACCGCACAGTTCATCTGAAGTTCAGGACCAAGGACAGCAGCTGCCAGCGTAGCACTACCGTACTGCGAAATACACGCTAGATGAAGCGCTGGACGTCTCCAGATGAAATGTCCTGTTTGCCTCAGTTGTCCACTCTCATTATCGaacataaattaaaatgtgtacCCTGTGTTAATGGTCATGGAGACAACTGGTTTTGATTTAATGAAGATCTATTGTATATACTACCTTAATTTTAATCCATGATCTTGCTGTCAACACATTCTTATCAAAGAACAGGCTTCACTTAACTTCAAAGTTTTACCTGCAAACTATTTGGACTAAAATAGACCAGGGTTTCTTGCAGCAGTACAATGGGGACGTCCCACCTACCCTAAAATGAAGAGGGCCTCTGCAATGTCAGAACatgacattacatttttatgaaaTATTACATTAGGCTTGTTAAGCTTAAAGGGACACAAGCTGTGGTGCTACATCACACATCAAGGGTCATAAATTTAACAAGCAAGACAATGTTTAAAGCTTCATTTAATAACTACACTGACAATGAGATGAAAAATGTCTGGATCTGTCTGattcacacaaacaggtgaTAGCTTGAGGACCAAAATTGTGGATCTGGATAATTTTCATACACATTTAAGTTCTTCATCGAATTGCTGACAAACAGTCTTAAACTTGAAGATGTTCAACTTACAATAACATAAAACTAGGACCAGCAGCAAATGCTCTCATTTGACAACCTGAAACAAGACAATGGCTTTTTAGCTTGATGAACGACAAACAATTCACTGAGATCAACTGTGGTGTACAGTAATGAGACGATACAGAATTTTAGTGGACTGATCGTTATGGCAGTAAAGCAAATTCTATTTGCTTGAGAAATCTTCATAATGGCGATATGAAATTATCCTTAAAGAGTGACAGAACCAGCCAATACTATTCCATCTCAGAGAGAAGTCTGCTCCATGACTGGCTTTTATCAAAACCACATCAGACAGGGTCATTTCCAGCTGCCTACCTTCTCTTATGTTCCCCGCACCTCAGCTCTTGAAGCCTATCTCCACCCAAATCTCCTTTAATCCCCACGCAAACATGGATGTTACCCAGTGTCCATTTGGAAGGAAGCAACACTTCAAATCATGACACTACTGTCTGCCCAGTGCTGCTGTTATGTCCCAGCTGGTTTTCATACTAACCAGTCTCCGTCGACGTGCACGCGTTGTGTTGGCCTAACAGCAGCAGTTGAGGTCTGCCTCTGTCACCAAACTCGTCACACATTCATAAACATGTCACTGGTGATTCTCAGCTCGCACCTCCTACCTACTGAAGCAAATACAACTGCCTAGAGGAACACTACATCACAGCCACCGACGGAAAAAAGTCATCTAAACTGTTTCTTGCAAGATCGCGCCCAGCTGGATTGAATCTCACtagcaaaaaatacaaatctgtTGTTTTAGCCGCTGAGAGCATTCACGTTTCATGTGCTTTCAGCCATGTACTGATGAAGCCAGTAAGTACGTATGTCAGCATCAAGCTAACATATTGTTTTGGGTTGATCTAAAAACAACTATTACATCTGGcttgtatattttcattttgatatATTTGTATTGCATGTTGggttattttattctagtatcttaattttattttagaatctttcttattatcttgtttctaacatgggggtttcaatgcaaatttcattgacatgtcatgctcaatgacaataaagaaatcttgaatcttgtcttgaacattttttttctctctcgaGGCAACGGCCATGCTGATCACTACATTACAGCCTCATATGACAATAGGCATTAAGACGAAGAAATACTTTAAAACGGTGACTAACTCGGACCATTACTGCATCTGTTAGGCGAACACTGCGCGTGCACGCGTACGGAACCAGTTCGAACCTAATACCATTCCAGATTATCATGAACACTCGTTTTCATTCAGGGCTACTCGGTTACCTTGATTATTGGACCGTCTTTTGATTGAGGAGATTCGACGGTAATAAGCAACTCTTATTGTTAGATAGAAACACTCCTTCAACAGGCAATGGAcgctagcaagctagctagtTCTAATAATTAGCCAACGTGACTGGGCATTTAAAAACTACAACATCGTTTTGGGATATTACTCGCCCATGGCAAAGTTCTACTAAATGCAGCAATTTAAAGCATATATTGAGTGCTCTAACTGTTGCACCACATCACACCAGCTACGCTAGTTAACCATTCCTTACAACTTGCTAGCTAGTCCAGtcgagctaacagctagctcgCAGCACGTTCCCGCATGGTTGTCCAGACCAGCAAACGTCGGTATGAAGTACAGTAGCTGTCTCTTCCGCTACAAATTAACACCAGGTGTTGTTGTAAagtgttttaaagaaaagatgTACCGGCATTAAGGTATAcgcattttaaaaaatgaatgattaataCAGTCTTCCCACCTGTCTGCCATGTCGAAACGCTCCTCCACCCTGTGACTGCTTCTTTTTCGTGGCTTGTTGGCGCATTTTACAACGGGATTATAGCGCGCACTATTTCCCCCTGCTGTTTCGGAGTGGGGACTACAGCAATAACTCTCATCACAATGTATGAATAATCCTCACATTAAGATCCACATTAATTTTAAAGTCACCTGCTTGATTTTTTGACAGTGAACGATTTATCAGCCAGCTGATATTATTGACCAATGTTAGATAACAGACATAACAGCGTCAGGACACACAGTTTGTCAGCTGTCAGTATGCATCTGTTGGCCGTTAGCATTCATtaacacactgatacacaccAGTAGtatagtgtttgtgtgtgtagtgcgTGTATAGCATTGCTTGTTCATTGtacatttgtaaatatatgGATGCTAGTTTCTGCAATTTAAATTGACCAACCAGCAGTTGCACTGTTTAACTTTCATCGATCAATATTATCACTAATTTGTTCATAAGATGTACATCGAGCCCAGTCAGACTCTACAAACCcacaaagaagagaaatgtttcagaaaacaCCAAATCATCGTGGTATGACTTGAAGGAACAATGACTGATGTTAGCTAATTACTTAAGGGATGACATACTAAACACTGAATCACACAATGGTCACATTTATGAGGTCACATCAAGCTGAATTCACATATACAAGTGAGATTATCATGATAAACAATATCCCCTTTACAGTAATGCCTGCATGTATCAGCCATAATAATGTGCCAATACAGTTTTGGGAGTAAAGGTCTGAAGATGACATTGTTGCATTGCATTTGTATAGTAGCACACGTTTGAGAGTCAATGATGAATACCTTTTTGGCATGAAACGAGTTTGATGCTTTAACATTGAGACAACACCAGGAGGCacactttccttttctttctaaaGTGGATGTTGGACTGCTGATAagattaaatgagaaaaatccATGAAAACACTCAAAGCTTGCAGTAAGTTGTGTTTAATTCTGTAAGAAGTAGCTCATtgtaacaatgaaaaaaatagtGCTCGTTGAAAATTCAACACAGTACAATGTCTCACGTCCTTCACACGATTATTACCATCAGTGTTCCACATTCAGTGCATCTGCAGATCTACGCTACTTGCGTCCATACATGAGACATATATGAGGTGAGAGGCCACTGACTCCTCTcaacagctacacacacatacacacacactgacggtACACAAAGCAGCATGATACAGAGTCCTGACGGAGGCCATTTGAGTTGAggcagaaaacattttgctaAATGCAACAGTGGAGGCAGATTGATGTTTCACAAATGCATGTACAACAGAACAGTACAGTGAGAGGTTTTTGGTGCACGCAGTATTAAGGACATAAAATTGATTGGAAAAGCGAATGCACTGTGGCCTGTTGAATTTGCAttgcaataacaataataatcataatttgCATTTGACTCTAACAAAACACCTTACATTCTACATGAACAAAGCAACCTTCCAACTTGTCATCAGGTTATATCGTTATTAAACCAACTGCTGCATTTCAAATAAGATCTGAATAAATAAGACACATTGTAGCATCTGCacagtgtaaaaacatgttttggtttAAATAAGACCCCCCTCCAAACAGCTTTGACAGCTGATCTACACATTAAATAACATCCCATTAACATCATGAGAGCGTTTCTCAGTCATTTTCCTACCAACTAACAGATATTAAGAGCAACATCTAGTCCCTCACAaatattacagtaaaacagatgacaaaataaatgctttcCAACTGAGCACAGTGGCACATTAACACAGAGAATGGCAGTGCTTAGAGTCTATTAAGAGCTTTCCAGATAAATGAAATGCTAAACCTTCAAATGACATAatcttcaaatatcttaaaGACTAAAGATTGGCAGATCTCAGCAGTAATGCCCAAAAATGAGAATGGAACCCCGTTTCTGAGTCTTGTTGAGGCTGGATCAGGagtcctcatcctcctccacagtTTTGTCACACAGCTCATGAAGAATGGGAGTCAGGATTTCTTTCAGGGTCGTGTACAAAGACTCATTTTTCCCTGAGGCAGGGTCAATCTGGAGAGAACAGATGAAACCAACTCATGCATACAAGACACACATCTTAATATATTCAATATGCACCTGATGTTAGTACTCACCTTAGTAAACACTTTTATTGTTTGGTTGAGAAAACTTGTCTCCACGTCTTCAGGCACTGGCAGGAGATGAGCAGCACAGTCGAGGATACACAGCACAGTGAGTCTGTGGCCCTgtcagtggagaggagagggaggcacGGTACTATCAGTTTACATGACAACAGGTCTCACACTtgcattttcagatttcttttAAAGGCAATGCCAGTATCACAGAAATCACATGAACAAAAGGTAGTCCGGTGACGAGCTAAATGATATAACATGCTAAATCATATATGTGAGCTAAGTAGTGACCACCAGTCCATATGAGATACTGTGGACGAGTACTGTTTGAGATGATAGCAGATAACTGCTGTTTCAGAAATTACAAGTGACTCTGTTTTGCAGTGTTATACAGTATTTCTACAAATAGTGTACAGTACTAAGTTCATCAAGATGTAACGTGAGTGTTGATTGTGTGagtttttgtgcttgtgtgtgggtgggttcTTCTTTATCTTTGATTGTAAAGCACTCTGTGCtttacatttccttttgtatgaaaagtgctatacaaatattatcattattaatattataaatTCAAATGTGCAGTTTTGGCCCAATGCAGGTCAAATATTCCAAACCCTTACTGTCTCTTTGTCCAAACTGCACATTTATAGAGCAATTCTGACTGTATTCTGACAATCTATTCATACTAGAAACATTATTATGTTTAAATAAAATGGCAGCATGCAGACTAAAATCGAAACgtaaaactatttaaaaacataaaataatcaatTGAAACACGTGTTTACAGACTTTTCCAGTATGTTCAGAGCTGGAGTCTCACCGGTTCTACACACACTTTgtatcattttgtgtttgtgtgaaacagcagaaatctgTAGAAGTGGAAGTAAATTTCTCATACAGAACATTCTGCCTGAGACAAATAGTCTGAGAAGAACCAGGATTAGAATTTATGCCATAACTTGTGTCACGTTTTTCAGTGTTACTGGACACTGAGCTGAACAGCTGTCTGAAACAGAGCTGTTCAACAGTGAGTGTCTGTTATCATTGTTTGCCTCAGACACTGATGTTGTGGAACATATTTAAGCCACCTACCTTTTCCAGTGAGTCGAGGGCGCTCTGTGGGTTTACGTTCTTCTCACTGAGGCCTTTTATATCCTCACTGCTGATGATTGGGtccttcagctgctccagcCACGACCACATGAGACTGGACAGGACCAGAGGATCCCTCTCCATACACAGCCTCTCCCAAGCTCCTTCTCTGGAGTTCAGCTCTGTCTGCACATCACAATAACGAGCACTATGAAGTGGCGCTAGGCAAAACATACAGGTTTAAACCAGGATAACAAAGGACTAAAATTGTTATAGTTCTGTCCGGTTTGCAGTAGATGAAAAATGAGAGCACAGTAGTCTATCAAGGTTGTGTTTTTATGGTTGGGATTCTCAAAATTGTTAAGCAACTGTTCACCAGTAAACAGAAGCTCTGCATACATGTTGTGcagtgtaaatgttttttttttttttcatactgaaCTGTggataaaagaaataaatagcGCTGAGCAAGTGCTTCATTACTAAGTGACATGAGTGAACATCTATCACACACAGGAGGAGTAAGAGTCTTCAATCAAGAATTAAATCCAGCACAACAACAAGGTGCTGATTCCCCAGAAACAGCCTGAGGTCTGACAGGGGGCATGTTCAGCACTGGATGTTACATTTTCTACATTATTATGAAAAAGTATGATGGAGATGATGATTAGAATTCTACTGTATCTTTTTGGCAAAACAGACGTAGTCACTATATTGACATTTACGATTCCAGTGAATAGTTTCCCGCCAGAAACTTGCTGTCTTCATTAAGAGacatttttccagaggagcagaGTGGACTGATAGAGCTTCATCAGATggagcaacaacagcatcacctgaagctcaatatcagcagcatgttggattttgctgcaaagaagctacaaactgcaaacagtggatgcttcacacaaatcttcaacccggcagcacaggAGATCTACACAATCAGCACAGTCTCAAGGTGGATGCCAAAGATTggtgtcaccaattcagtatctgaccaaatgtgaaatatagtCACAGTCTGCCGTCTGTTCCTGAGTTACGCTGTTGAATAATGAGCAGTGCTGAACatgatgacgtcacagtgaagGTGACCTTTGACGCTTTGgatgaaaatgtcatcacttcataaTTTTATCCTGTGAGATGTTTGTGTTACATTTTGTCATAAATAACATAcaaattcttgagttatggccaaaaatgtgttgtgtgtgatcacagtgacctttgaccaccaaaatgcAATCAGTTCATCTGGGAGtgcaagtgaacatttgtgccaaatttggaGAAATTCTCTCAAGGCGTCCCTGACATGTTGCACTCACAAGGCCTCCTGAAGCCTCTGGTCACAGCTGTCGCTTGCACAGAGGCATAAAAAGTTCTTCAAGAGGCGTTCCCATGAAATCTGATGTGGTAGCACACCAAGTGAGGTGACTTGCAGAAGCTGGCAACCTCCTCAATATCTCAACATTTACGTAGTTATAATTTATTGacattaaaggaacagttcaccaagattatttgctttctttcagaGAGTTAGATGGGAAGATGAAAATCACTcttatgtctgtctgttataTAATATGAAGCAAGAACCACCAACTggttaccttagcttagcataaaggctggacATGGAAATACAGGTAGCCTGTCCAAAGGTAAAGTTTCACTCCCAAAGCTCACCACTTCACATATTATATTGTATGTACTGCATTTAAATCTAACATACTGGAGTTTTACTGAATAtattttgaactattttgtgGTAGGGCACAGAGACTTCCTGGAGACATGCCATCAccatgaggttgccaggcaactagCTGAGGCTCCAGGTACATGACCACACTTAAATGGTCATGTCTTCAGAATGCAGATGGGCATAATATTAGACCAGACTACTGTCCAGAATAATTACTACACAGTACATTTGAGAGTATCTTACAGGTTACTCTACCTGCCACAGTGACACCTTGGAGGTGAGATCCTTGTCTGTCAGGTCCATGGCCAGAGCTCTGGCCACCAACAGGCATCTGTTCTCTGGGGAGAACTCAGACTGGAGAGTGATGAAGGGAACCTCTGTGACATCCCCACGGTCTGCTCCACCCACTGACACATCCACATCCAGCTGCTCCTTACTGGTTACCAGTTGGTTGGTTGATAAGTCTGGCTGTGTGGCGTTACAGTGGGATTTTCTTCCCTGCTCAGACAGATCTAAAGACCAACTATGATGGCCCCTGAGTAGCCGCTTTTTTAGAAAGGTGGATCCCATGTCTTGCTGTGCTTCTGTACTGGGGTCCTGAATGCTGCTGATAATGTCCTGAGGAGAGAGGTCATAGAATTTGGGGGGGATGCAGGCTGTAAGGCTGCTGTGAGACAAGGAATGTTTGATCCGCCAGTTGATTGGTTTGTTGCTCTTCAAGTTTCCTGATTGAAGCTGCCGTGGTCCAAGTTTGTGAAGGACAGAATCGCTGTAACTGAGGCTCCTGTTGTTGGACAGAGAGGATCTGAAAGGGCTTTCTACATTCTGCTGCCTCCACAGAGGGTCAAGCTCATTATCACTGGCAAGAGGTTGATCATGAAAAGGCCTCGACTGCAGAGCGGTTGGACTGAGAGGATGAGATGAACAAGGTGGAACAGGAAtcccttttcctctcatctctttccCGAGCTGCTGAAGAGCCTGCTGGGACACGGTCTTCTCCACCTCCGCGGTGAGGTCGGGGATCTCCAGCCACTCCTCCTCGATCACCACCTGTCTGTTGGCTGCAATGTCCATGAGGAGCCTGCACACCAGCTGGACGATCTTTGGCACGTTCTTCATCTGCCGAGCCTCATAGCCGTGCAGCAGGTGGCGCTGCCGGGTGAGGTACTGGGACAAGGTGACGGCACTCACTTTGGGCTCTGCACAGGAGAAGACGCTTCGAAGAGGAACCAGGAACTGAGCGAACTCCCTGACACACAGGAGCTGGCCTCTGGTCTGGATGGAATTGGGTCTCTTGGCTCGCACAAACAGAATGGCTTGGTCAGCACTCATCCGGGACGTGAAAACCAAGTAACAAGCCAACAGCACACCTACATGATGAGAAACAACAAGCAAATGACAAAAACGATACTTTACAAACATAAATGAGGATTTAAACACTTTGAAACTGCTGGTGGTACAAACCTGTTCTTCCGAGACCGGCATGGCAGTGGACAGCCAGCTTCCCCTCCTGGACAGCAAAGGACATGACTTTCACCATGTCAAGGACTGTTGTCAGAGATGCCACACCATAATCCTTCCACCCAAAGTTGTAGTAATAAACTGAAATGCACAAAGCCAGAAGAATTCAGAGGTGTTCAATATCTACCTAAGCACTTTATCTCAcatagatttttgttttgtacattaaGAGCATTCTgctgatttagcattgcactcctacATATAACACTACTGGACTCAAGATGATCAGTTTACTGATCAGCAGAGCCAGAGATGCCATCTTCTTTAACCCACACACATAACCACTCAGAGGTCAGTTGTAAATTTGGGGATTTTATACTAGTAGTGGCTAACGTAGCCTGAAGCTACGAGgctcaagcagag
This window contains:
- the ptpdc1a gene encoding protein tyrosine phosphatase domain-containing protein 1, with the protein product MAAGVSILSDLSYSMSGARSGEISAEMETANARVPTAKYTKMGETLRHVIPGHMQCSMACGGKACKYENPSRWSDEEQAIKGLYSSWITDNLLAMARPSTEIIEKYNIIEQFQRCGLKTVINLQRPGEHASCGNPLEQESGFTYRPETFMEAGIYYYNFGWKDYGVASLTTVLDMVKVMSFAVQEGKLAVHCHAGLGRTGVLLACYLVFTSRMSADQAILFVRAKRPNSIQTRGQLLCVREFAQFLVPLRSVFSCAEPKVSAVTLSQYLTRQRHLLHGYEARQMKNVPKIVQLVCRLLMDIAANRQVVIEEEWLEIPDLTAEVEKTVSQQALQQLGKEMRGKGIPVPPCSSHPLSPTALQSRPFHDQPLASDNELDPLWRQQNVESPFRSSLSNNRSLSYSDSVLHKLGPRQLQSGNLKSNKPINWRIKHSLSHSSLTACIPPKFYDLSPQDIISSIQDPSTEAQQDMGSTFLKKRLLRGHHSWSLDLSEQGRKSHCNATQPDLSTNQLVTSKEQLDVDVSVGGADRGDVTEVPFITLQSEFSPENRCLLVARALAMDLTDKDLTSKVSLWQTELNSREGAWERLCMERDPLVLSSLMWSWLEQLKDPIISSEDIKGLSEKNVNPQSALDSLEKGHRLTVLCILDCAAHLLPVPEDVETSFLNQTIKVFTKIDPASGKNESLYTTLKEILTPILHELCDKTVEEDEDS